One window of the Phycodurus eques isolate BA_2022a chromosome 7, UOR_Pequ_1.1, whole genome shotgun sequence genome contains the following:
- the sb:cb81 gene encoding LOW QUALITY PROTEIN: mRNA decay activator protein ZFP36L1-like (The sequence of the model RefSeq protein was modified relative to this genomic sequence to represent the inferred CDS: deleted 1 base in 1 codon): MNLIIDESLMNVLILLRVPISCYQQRTRGLTPSRSSLVFQNFVGPGPSEASAGGGGLRRHRSLCPVAPPDSKFDDIWPRWRREGRLPRSLLSRIPFRTDRSLSVPADDEAPPSARPRPPPGPHVAEPAPPSPRISARYKTELCRTFEESGACKYGAKCQFAHGADELRGLSRHPKYKTEPCRTFHTVGFCPYGARCHFVHNAEELLEARAGPPPPPPPPPLRHSLSFAGFSSVDDARPSPRRAPPLLARASSASPSGGSPELLSPPFPKPGLLRPLPYAFSAATELAGEKDFANDADFVLRFFAADDRADAGRRAPPPPETPAALLGPPGLRRCSSTDSLSEEGYASSCSLSSGCGGAESPGCEGRRLPIFSRLSVTDE; this comes from the exons ATGAATTTGATCATCGATGAGTCGTTGATGAATGTATTGATCCTGTTGCGCGTCCCAATCAGTTGCTATCAGCAGCGTACGAGAGGCCTCACGCCGTCTCGTTCTTCTTTGGTTTTTCAGAACTTCGTCGGTCCGGGCCCGTCGGAGGCGtcggccggcggcggcggcctccGGCGCCACCGCTCCCTTTGCCCCGTCGCCCCGCCCGACTCCAAGTTCGACGACATCTGGCCGCGATGGCGGCGGGAGGGTCGGCTTCCGCGCTCGCTGCTCAGCCGCATCCCCTTTAGGACGGACCGCTCGCTCAGCGTCCCCGCGGACGACGAGGCGCCGCCGTCCGCCCGGCCGCGGCCCCCGCCGGGACCGCACGTCGCCGAGCCGGCGCCCCCCTCGCCCCGGATCTCGGCGCGCTACAAGACGGAACTGTGCCGCACCTTCGAGGAAAGCGGCGCCTGCAAGTACGGCGCCAAGTGCCAGTTTGCGCACGGGGCGGACGAGCTGCGAGGTCTGAGCCGCCACCCCAAGTACAAGACGGAGCCGTGCCGCACCTTCCACACC GTCGGCTTCTGCCCGTACGGCGCCCGCTGCCACTTTGTCCACAACGCCGAGGAGCTGCTCGAGGCGAGGGccgggccgccgccgccgccgccgccgccgcctctgcGCCACAGCCTCAGCTTCGCGGGTTTCTCGTCCGTAGACGATGCGCGGCCTTCGCCCAGGCGGGCGCCGCCGCTCTTGGCCCGGGCGTCCTCGGCCTCACCTTCGGGGGGGAGCCCGGAGCTCCTCTCGCCCCCCTTCCCGAAGCCGGGGCTTCTCCGCCCTCTCCCCTACGCCTTCTCCGCCGCCACCGAGCTGGCCGGAGAAAAGGACTTCGCCAACGACGCCGACTTCGTTCTCCGTTTCTTCGCCGCCGACGACCGAGCGGACGCCGGGCGCCGCGCTCCGCCCCCCCCCGAGACGCCGGCCGCCCTCCTCGGGCCCCCCGGCCTCCGGCGCTGCTCCTCGACCGACTCGCTCTCCGAGGAGGGCTACGCCTCGTCCTGCTCCCTGAGCTCCGGCTGCGGCGGCGCCGAGTCCCCGGGTTGCGAGGGGCGCCGCCTGCCCATCTTCAGCCGCCTGTCCGTCACCGACGAGTAG
- the LOC133405172 gene encoding neuronal tyrosine-phosphorylated phosphoinositide-3-kinase adapter 2-like — MMASQEEGSTLRRFFQYVEDRCLQAYDDLVIQNASDISRESDRVRNNANWTYLQEKKQKKKRQGEAIKRTDDEAAGATDVAYCGKHFRMGFVTVPPPQDRLPAPGQAFGVRSQSLTSVGADAADERKQPPPKPKRDPNTKLSGSSEALHTQTQEQDEVHFRAFGEDSKKAPPPKPKRNPNTQLSSSFDESHVCNHGNHQTDTPSSQSRFWASRDDSESVYIEMAGNVPAKSPDDQNESVYEEMKYSDSCLSLCHIPQPFPNLLTHRPPLLVFPPFPPQRSPNSDESPLTPVDVAQLSMLGKKAGLAEHSRSSARSTDEEEWPSASTVTSSGRSSAPPLPSGPYASSSSARNGNAYPRSRSACPSPVSAGHSRTPLSPKRPPPYDALMAGRPPEGAGTKYGDSAASLDDLTAPQTSADKDWRSRHSAEELKCLRQLGRSSSTSGVPSMPSAPRDHPALSQMPWLCGDATMMETIEKKRVLCRQIKSRQRAEKNLGKRDNLPVVPNWRRKQPPPYSAAPAAALLWDTPI; from the exons ATGATGGCATCTCAAGAGGAGGGTTCAACCTTGCGCCGGTTCTTCCAATACGTGGAGGACCGCTGCCTTCAGGCGTACGACGACCTCGTCATCCAGAACGCCTCGGACATTTCCCGAGAGAGCGACCGCGTCCGGAACAATGCCAACTGGACCTACTTGCAGGAaaaaaagcagaagaagaaacgtCAAGGAGAGGCAATAAAAAG GACCGACGACGAGGCGGCCGGCGCGACGGACGTGGCGTATTGCGGAAAACATTTCCGGATGGGCTTCGTGACCGTGCCGCCGCCGCAGGACCGCCTGCCCGCTCCCGGCCAGGCCTTCGGCGTCCGCTCTCAGTCCCTCACCTCGGTGGGCGCCGACGCCGCCGACGAGCGAAAACAACCGCCGCCCAAACCCAAGAGGGATCCCAACACCAAACTCAGCGGCAGCTCGGAGGCGCTTCATACGCAAACTCAGGAGCAAGATGAAG TTCACTTCCGCGCGTTCGGCGAGGACTCGAAGAAGGCGCCTCCGCCCAAACCCAAACGCAACCCAAACACGCAGCTCAGCTCGTCCTTTGACGAATCCCACGTGTGTAACCACGGCAACCACCAGACGGACACGCCGTCTTCGCAAAGTCGCTTTTGGGCTTCCCGAGACGATTCCGAGTCCGTTTACATCGAAATGGCGGGAAACGTCCCCGCCAAGAGTCCGGACGATCAGAACGAGTCGGTGTACGAGGAAATGAAATACTCGGACTCCTGCTTGTCTCTGTGCCACATCCCTCAACCTTTTCCCAACCTGCTGACGCACCGGCCGCCGTTGCTCGTCTTCCCGCCGTTCCCCCCTCAGCGGTCCCCCAATTCGGACGAGTCTCCGCTGACCCCCGTCGACGTCGCTCAGCTGTCTATGCTGGGGAAGAAGGCGGGGCTCGCGGAACACTCCAGAAGCTCCGCAAGGAGCACAGACGAAGAAGAGTGGCCGTCCGCGTCCACCGTCACGTCTTCGGGTCGCTCGTCTGCGCCGCCTCTTCCGTCCGGCCCGTACGCGTCGTCTAGCTCCGCCCGCAACGGGAACGCGTACCCGCGCAGCCGATCGGCGTGCCCCTCCCCCGTGAGCGCGGGCCACTCCCGGACGCCTTTGAGCCCGAAGAGACCGCCCCCCTACGACGCCTTGATGGCCGGCCGGCCCCCGGAGGGCGCGGGGACGAAGTACGGCGACTCGGCCGCGTCGCTGGACGACCTCACGGCGCCGCAAACGTCCGCCGACAAAGACTGGAGGAGCAGGCACAGCGCTGAAG AATTAAAGTGTTTGCGACAACTCGGTCGCTCGTCATCAACGTCGGGGGTGCCTTCGATGCCTTCAGCGCCGCGAGACCATCCCGCCCTCAGCCAG ATGCCGTGGCTGTGCGGAGACGCCACCATGATGGAGACGATCGAGAAGAAAAGAGTTTTGTGTCGCCAAATCAAAAGCCGCCAGCGAGCTGAAAAGAATCTCGGCAAACGGGACAACCTGCCCGTCGTGCCCAACTGGAGGAGGAAACAACCGCCGCCGTATTCCGCTGCGCCCGCGGCGGCCCTCTTGTGGGACACTCCCATCTAA